The following proteins are co-located in the Candidatus Tumulicola sp. genome:
- a CDS encoding DUF6790 family protein, giving the protein MIQDAITWVLSNAGIVLFVVAIITSFAKVRRARTARQSPSVASIFWSEILFYAVGIGFVYYGLLHAYAQNIAAPSIGWLPSPFEYELGWVEIGLGVSAILSLWRGYDFRLALSIPFVIFSWAAAAQHIQLIICCHNMAPGNAGLILWFSDIAVPLIVLVLAILSSRSVEDPK; this is encoded by the coding sequence GTGATCCAAGACGCAATCACATGGGTTTTAAGTAACGCCGGGATCGTTCTTTTCGTAGTCGCGATTATTACGTCGTTCGCGAAGGTCCGTCGAGCGCGTACCGCACGGCAATCGCCGAGCGTAGCGTCCATTTTCTGGAGCGAGATTCTCTTTTACGCAGTCGGAATTGGATTCGTTTATTACGGCTTGCTGCATGCGTATGCTCAAAACATTGCCGCTCCGAGTATTGGGTGGCTTCCCAGCCCATTCGAATACGAACTCGGTTGGGTCGAAATCGGCCTGGGGGTCTCGGCCATACTCTCGCTCTGGCGCGGATACGATTTTCGCTTAGCATTATCGATCCCGTTCGTGATCTTCAGTTGGGCGGCCGCCGCACAGCATATCCAACTCATCATCTGTTGCCACAACATGGCTCCCGGAAACGCCGGCTTGATCCTGTGGTTTAGCGATATTGCGGTGCCGCTTATCGTGCTGGTTCTTGCGATACTGTCATCTCGTTCTGTAGAGGATCCAAAATGA
- a CDS encoding DUF2252 domain-containing protein encodes MRKGATQPAAGKALRKQIPRSSYGRWAPQPGRPDPLAVLEESNVGRLQNLIPVRFARMKKSAFTFFRGFPSMMAYDVGTGRPATGIIVQSCGDCHLENFGIYATPERNVVFDINDFDETTPAPWEWDVERLAASIEIAARVNGFSEKQTSKAVLGAVSEYRHKMLECAQMTRLQCWYSRIDASDFLKQTGIWELRRAGLPRAAPDDSHELIAEQYTEGKGVGTKIADKPPKLFHPPPDGEVIGDAREVFERYKRSLRDDLQVLFGAYELKDLAIKVVGLGSVGTRCAVALMMANDEDALILQIKEARPSILAPYAGASRYENNGRRVVAGQLLMQSASDIFLGWSDSDDDHQFYIRQLSDMKWSANVSVMSAPELQSYAALCGQVLGVAHARSGSAHTIAGYLGSSSTFDAAIAEFAQNYAEQVLEDYESFLHALETGRLSAE; translated from the coding sequence ATGCGCAAAGGAGCGACCCAACCAGCTGCAGGCAAGGCGCTTCGTAAGCAAATTCCACGGTCGTCGTACGGTCGATGGGCGCCGCAGCCCGGACGGCCGGATCCGCTCGCGGTTCTGGAAGAATCGAACGTAGGGCGGCTACAGAATCTCATTCCGGTCCGCTTTGCACGCATGAAAAAATCGGCGTTTACGTTCTTTCGCGGCTTTCCGAGCATGATGGCCTACGATGTGGGAACCGGACGTCCGGCGACCGGAATTATCGTACAGTCGTGCGGCGATTGTCATTTGGAAAACTTCGGAATCTACGCAACGCCCGAACGTAACGTGGTCTTCGATATCAACGATTTCGACGAAACGACCCCGGCTCCGTGGGAATGGGACGTGGAGCGCCTGGCCGCCAGCATCGAAATTGCCGCACGCGTCAACGGATTTTCCGAGAAGCAAACGTCTAAGGCCGTGCTCGGTGCGGTGTCCGAATATCGACACAAGATGCTCGAGTGCGCGCAGATGACGCGGCTGCAATGTTGGTATTCGAGGATCGACGCATCGGACTTTTTGAAACAGACCGGCATTTGGGAACTTCGGCGAGCCGGACTGCCGCGCGCCGCACCGGACGATAGCCACGAACTGATCGCCGAGCAGTATACCGAAGGCAAAGGCGTCGGAACGAAAATTGCGGACAAGCCTCCGAAGCTGTTCCACCCGCCGCCGGATGGTGAGGTGATCGGCGACGCACGCGAAGTCTTCGAGCGCTATAAGCGGTCGCTACGCGACGACTTACAGGTGCTCTTTGGTGCCTACGAGCTGAAAGATCTCGCGATCAAAGTGGTCGGGCTGGGCAGCGTCGGCACGCGCTGCGCGGTCGCGTTGATGATGGCAAACGACGAGGATGCGCTGATCTTGCAGATCAAAGAGGCCCGCCCGTCGATTCTCGCGCCCTATGCCGGCGCGAGTCGATACGAGAACAACGGGCGGCGCGTCGTGGCGGGGCAGTTGCTGATGCAATCGGCGAGCGATATTTTCTTAGGTTGGAGCGATAGCGACGATGACCATCAGTTCTACATCCGCCAACTGTCGGACATGAAGTGGTCGGCTAACGTGAGCGTGATGAGCGCTCCCGAGCTGCAGTCTTACGCTGCGCTGTGCGGCCAAGTGTTAGGGGTCGCGCACGCCCGATCCGGAAGCGCACATACCATCGCGGGCTACTTGGGCTCGTCTTCAACCTTCGACGCTGCCATCGCCGAGTTCGCGCAGAATTATGCAGAACAAGTGTTGGAGGACTACGAAAGTTTTCTGCACGCCCTCGAAACCGGACGCTTGTCTGCGGAGTAG
- a CDS encoding 2'-5' RNA ligase family protein, with translation MLNKNRYAILVAVVLAAMFIAPAANATAVAPSAVTAIDIGLQPDATMIQHARAANARLLQSFPKGFTLDASHLPHLTLLQRYVYAAHLSDVYAAADKVFAADNADTMQLTAVKYAGEAWGKTGLYATVIEVKPTPNLLKLQRDLLAAVAPYTASSGTSAAFYTTQAEPDINQPTLDYVAAYVPKASGANFFPHVTVGVTTATYFHKMVAEPFTSFAFQASAASVYQLGNNGTARKELKKWSFAIEGLP, from the coding sequence ATGCTCAATAAGAATCGTTACGCCATCCTCGTCGCGGTCGTGTTGGCCGCTATGTTCATCGCGCCAGCCGCTAACGCAACGGCGGTGGCACCGAGCGCCGTCACTGCGATCGATATCGGACTTCAACCCGACGCAACGATGATTCAACACGCAAGAGCCGCGAACGCCCGCCTCTTGCAGAGCTTTCCTAAGGGGTTCACGCTGGATGCAAGCCACCTGCCGCATTTGACACTGCTGCAGCGTTACGTGTACGCGGCCCACCTCAGCGATGTCTACGCCGCCGCCGACAAGGTCTTTGCAGCCGATAATGCCGACACCATGCAGCTTACGGCGGTGAAATACGCCGGTGAAGCGTGGGGTAAAACTGGCCTGTACGCTACGGTGATCGAGGTCAAGCCCACGCCTAATCTGCTGAAACTTCAGCGCGACCTTTTGGCCGCCGTCGCACCGTACACCGCCTCGAGCGGAACATCTGCTGCATTCTATACGACACAGGCCGAACCAGATATCAACCAGCCGACGCTGGACTACGTCGCAGCGTACGTTCCGAAAGCGAGCGGCGCGAATTTCTTCCCGCATGTCACTGTCGGCGTAACGACCGCGACGTACTTCCACAAGATGGTCGCGGAGCCGTTTACCAGCTTTGCCTTCCAGGCTTCAGCTGCATCGGTGTATCAACTGGGTAACAACGGGACGGCGCGCAAAGAACTCAAGAAATGGTCATTCGCTATAGAGGGTCTACCGTAG
- a CDS encoding LuxR C-terminal-related transcriptional regulator: MTVRSVTREPSGVDAVRAAFEYRIAIIQAVAGAGKTTAVRAALGGLQHVWHDPKTQGIDELVAAVSSGSPLIVVDDLHVIAAGDIDRIASFVGGFPATRWIFVSRESVGLPMAAWVAVGQAGAPVGQRDLSLSLHEIRRAAKTLGMRVDDSAMQFVTDATGGWPVAVRFALAALQRSTLDLSRAAATAERLLFSYFSTEILSRLDDDRRYLVSELALLGAFDETMLAAAGREDAPADLRWLSDAPVPSHEEADRVVLHPAFARYAIAQIPASQRRARALRVAAVLRVSGFAGRAFDLVRRYAPDCVLAELHAGGLALFDAGCARGVGDALRALPQSVRRDDPIVVCLRAEIEAQAGALGRANALYERANQIETTREIHARVCRLRAVHYLNQGSTEALAAIVPAFDVGTEVDRADARGIYAMALALAGRLDEAHLEAARAVRAATDLDDEALLARSLQRLSYVQYQSGNAAAAEGNATEAARLAHRAGAWFHFICAQSILYGTAVGTRDDHAAALWHAQQMASAAERTGDRRHRLYALSAQYCLEVERGHDDRALAIESEMQLHSGFRDELDCCIAMATRLSWNGEFSVGYRVLAKLDDRVVDPAERRLWNASLAMFAAFGGDEKNALLRLRACGRIAAPAARENAIGNVQADCFAAIAQITLGNTEAAMRRLPHHAPTAQTRALVTFVRDLAALGSSLNGESASRALKRLRSAHQEGIAEAIAVALASLHREDVPTLLTDAETRVLVELADGRTAKAIAQQHARSIHTVRNQIKAVTRKLGASGIIEAVARARDKGLLH; the protein is encoded by the coding sequence ATGACGGTGCGATCGGTGACGCGCGAACCATCCGGGGTCGATGCAGTACGGGCCGCTTTCGAATACCGCATTGCGATCATTCAAGCTGTCGCCGGAGCGGGGAAAACCACCGCCGTTCGCGCCGCGCTCGGCGGCCTTCAACATGTTTGGCACGACCCGAAAACGCAGGGGATCGACGAACTGGTCGCCGCGGTCTCGTCCGGATCGCCACTCATCGTAGTAGACGACCTGCACGTGATCGCCGCCGGCGATATCGACAGGATCGCATCGTTCGTCGGCGGGTTTCCCGCAACTCGATGGATCTTCGTTTCCCGTGAATCCGTGGGACTACCGATGGCTGCCTGGGTGGCCGTAGGCCAAGCGGGCGCGCCGGTCGGACAACGCGATTTATCGTTGTCGTTACACGAGATCCGTCGAGCTGCAAAGACGCTCGGTATGCGCGTCGACGATTCGGCGATGCAGTTCGTTACCGATGCGACGGGCGGATGGCCAGTCGCGGTTCGATTCGCACTCGCCGCTCTGCAGCGATCGACGTTGGACCTTTCGCGGGCCGCAGCAACAGCGGAGCGGCTTTTATTCTCGTACTTCTCCACCGAGATACTCAGTCGGCTCGACGACGATCGACGCTACCTCGTCTCGGAGCTGGCATTGCTCGGCGCGTTCGATGAAACGATGCTCGCAGCAGCCGGCCGCGAGGATGCGCCGGCAGATCTGCGCTGGCTCAGCGACGCCCCGGTTCCATCGCATGAAGAGGCCGATCGGGTCGTGCTACATCCGGCGTTCGCGCGCTACGCCATCGCGCAGATTCCCGCATCGCAACGTCGAGCGCGCGCACTTCGCGTAGCCGCTGTTTTGCGTGTGTCGGGTTTTGCCGGGCGCGCATTCGACCTGGTGCGGCGTTACGCGCCCGACTGCGTGCTCGCCGAGCTGCACGCCGGCGGCTTAGCCTTGTTCGACGCAGGATGTGCGCGAGGCGTCGGAGATGCGCTGCGAGCGCTGCCGCAATCGGTGCGTCGAGACGATCCGATCGTCGTGTGTCTACGCGCCGAGATCGAAGCGCAAGCCGGCGCACTCGGCCGAGCCAACGCCCTATACGAGCGGGCGAATCAGATCGAGACGACGCGCGAGATTCACGCTCGCGTCTGCCGGCTTCGAGCCGTTCATTACCTCAACCAGGGCAGCACCGAGGCGCTGGCCGCAATCGTGCCGGCCTTCGACGTGGGAACGGAGGTCGACCGTGCCGATGCGCGGGGCATCTACGCAATGGCGCTGGCGTTGGCGGGCCGCCTCGACGAGGCACACCTCGAAGCGGCGCGGGCAGTACGCGCCGCGACCGACCTCGACGACGAGGCGCTGCTGGCACGCTCGTTGCAGCGTTTGTCGTACGTACAATACCAATCCGGCAATGCTGCGGCTGCAGAGGGCAACGCAACCGAAGCAGCGCGCCTTGCGCATCGAGCCGGCGCTTGGTTTCACTTCATTTGCGCACAAAGTATTTTGTATGGGACGGCCGTCGGAACGCGCGACGATCACGCCGCGGCATTATGGCACGCACAACAGATGGCGTCGGCCGCGGAACGTACCGGCGACCGGCGTCATCGTCTTTACGCACTGAGCGCGCAATATTGCCTTGAGGTGGAGCGCGGCCACGACGATCGCGCGCTGGCGATCGAATCTGAAATGCAGTTGCATTCGGGTTTTCGCGACGAACTCGACTGTTGCATCGCCATGGCTACTCGTTTGAGTTGGAATGGCGAGTTCTCGGTGGGCTACAGAGTTCTCGCCAAGCTGGACGATCGCGTGGTCGATCCGGCCGAACGCCGGCTTTGGAATGCGTCGCTTGCGATGTTCGCTGCGTTTGGCGGCGACGAAAAGAACGCGTTGCTTCGTCTGCGCGCATGCGGCCGGATTGCGGCACCCGCAGCGCGGGAAAACGCGATCGGAAACGTGCAGGCCGACTGCTTCGCAGCGATCGCGCAAATCACGTTAGGCAACACCGAAGCCGCGATGCGCAGATTGCCGCATCACGCACCCACCGCACAGACGCGCGCGCTCGTCACGTTCGTGCGCGACCTCGCCGCGCTTGGCTCGTCCCTCAACGGCGAATCGGCGTCGAGGGCGCTCAAACGATTGCGTTCGGCGCATCAAGAAGGCATTGCCGAAGCGATCGCCGTCGCACTTGCTTCACTCCATCGTGAGGACGTGCCCACGTTACTTACCGATGCGGAGACTCGCGTCTTGGTTGAATTGGCGGACGGTCGAACCGCAAAGGCCATCGCACAACAACATGCGCGTAGCATTCACACCGTTCGCAATCAGATCAAGGCCGTTACACGGAAGCTCGGCGCTTCCGGAATCATCGAGGCGGTCGCGCGCGCACGCGACAAGGGACTGCTGCACTAA
- a CDS encoding serine hydrolase domain-containing protein: protein MFASIVLAAVAATSQAAASPTPPAAAPALVASSTAVQARLNTGLSSLAGNQPDHAPAMQVAIAQDGQIVYNQGFGTASADTRFAVGSITKLFTAIAIMQLVQEKRVDLNAYVTTYLPDAKYAARITVTELLQHTSGLWNYGDYAFNSGAAAKPTTPGAILELAAGHPLTSLPGTTWAYSNTGYVALGLIVEHVSGMSLAGYDAQHILQPAGMTQTTVGNPPADVAMAKGYLEASGTPAPPYDPSWTFACGDIVSTAADLLRFDIALMNGKLVTPETFTQMQTTVFKGDGFLQGLGPVMNDRAGMQSVGHHGGLPGFEANNQMIPSQGVAWVVLGNAFDFKTSSADKIVLNALWPQQFPIVATVTTPEDKAMTARFRTALTSFTKGSVDRSQYTDEANAALTPDVLKQTSVLLSSYGAIQKIEFVGIERSGTKTVYKYKVTYPGGHVLMWEMGLDANNKIFAISGS, encoded by the coding sequence ATGTTCGCATCGATCGTCCTCGCCGCCGTTGCGGCCACCTCGCAGGCCGCGGCTTCTCCAACGCCGCCGGCCGCAGCGCCCGCACTTGTCGCATCGTCAACCGCAGTTCAAGCCCGTCTGAATACAGGGCTCTCATCGCTCGCCGGCAATCAACCCGACCACGCGCCGGCCATGCAAGTCGCCATCGCGCAAGACGGACAGATCGTTTACAACCAGGGCTTCGGGACGGCCTCAGCCGATACGCGCTTCGCGGTCGGTTCGATTACCAAACTATTCACTGCAATCGCAATCATGCAATTAGTTCAAGAAAAGCGCGTCGATCTCAATGCCTATGTAACCACCTATCTTCCGGATGCGAAGTATGCCGCAAGGATCACGGTGACCGAGCTTCTGCAACACACATCGGGATTGTGGAACTATGGCGACTATGCATTCAACAGCGGCGCGGCAGCAAAGCCGACCACGCCGGGCGCGATCCTTGAGTTGGCCGCCGGTCATCCGCTGACGTCGTTGCCCGGAACCACATGGGCCTATAGCAATACCGGCTACGTCGCGTTGGGGTTGATCGTCGAGCATGTGTCGGGCATGTCGCTGGCCGGCTACGACGCGCAGCATATCTTGCAGCCCGCAGGCATGACGCAAACCACCGTCGGTAATCCGCCTGCGGATGTAGCGATGGCAAAAGGCTACTTAGAGGCAAGCGGCACGCCGGCTCCGCCGTACGACCCGTCGTGGACCTTCGCATGCGGCGACATCGTCTCGACCGCCGCCGACCTGCTACGCTTCGATATCGCGCTAATGAACGGAAAACTCGTAACGCCCGAGACGTTCACGCAAATGCAAACGACCGTCTTCAAAGGCGATGGATTTCTGCAAGGCCTCGGCCCGGTGATGAACGATCGGGCCGGAATGCAGTCGGTCGGGCATCACGGTGGCCTCCCCGGCTTCGAGGCCAATAACCAGATGATTCCGTCGCAAGGTGTGGCCTGGGTCGTGCTCGGCAATGCATTCGATTTCAAAACTTCGAGCGCCGACAAAATCGTTCTGAACGCACTGTGGCCCCAGCAGTTCCCGATCGTGGCAACCGTGACAACTCCGGAAGATAAAGCCATGACCGCGCGATTCCGCACCGCTTTGACGTCGTTCACGAAAGGCTCGGTCGATCGCTCGCAATATACCGATGAAGCGAATGCCGCGTTAACGCCGGACGTTCTAAAACAGACTTCCGTGCTGCTCTCGAGCTACGGCGCAATACAAAAGATCGAATTCGTCGGAATCGAGCGCTCCGGCACGAAAACGGTCTACAAGTATAAAGTCACCTATCCCGGCGGCCACGTATTAATGTGGGAGATGGGTCTGGACGCTAACAACAAGATCTTCGCCATCAGCGGAAGTTAG
- a CDS encoding cupredoxin family copper-binding protein: protein MKTIQLAVVAALLIGALGVASPAPHIATATVHIKNFAYVPPNLTVHAGERVTFVNDDDEAHTVTATDKSFDSAGMDTNDKWQHVFAKPGTYTYFCQMHPYMKGAVTVL from the coding sequence ATGAAGACGATCCAACTCGCCGTGGTCGCCGCACTCCTGATCGGTGCGCTCGGCGTCGCAAGCCCGGCTCCGCACATTGCAACCGCGACGGTCCATATCAAGAACTTCGCATACGTTCCGCCCAACCTTACCGTACACGCCGGCGAGCGCGTCACATTCGTCAACGACGACGACGAAGCGCACACCGTTACGGCTACCGACAAATCGTTCGATTCCGCCGGTATGGACACCAACGACAAATGGCAACACGTGTTCGCAAAACCCGGAACCTATACATACTTCTGCCAGATGCATCCGTATATGAAAGGCGCGGTCACCGTTCTATGA
- a CDS encoding adenylate/guanylate cyclase domain-containing protein: protein MQANTDPAVAGTPTFLFSDIENSTQRWERHQSEMREALERHDAVLRSAIEKRGGRVFKTVGDAFCAVFPLATDAVSAAVDAQRALGAENFDGVDGLLVRMAVHTGEAHPRDGDYFGPTVNRVARLMSIGYGAQVLVSGTSADLLQGELAAPLSLMDLGVHRLKDLSDGERVYQLVAPDLRLQFPALRSLDSLPNNLPRQLTTFVGREAEERDIASLMDRAPLVTLAGSGGVGKTRCALHAGAAVLDKTSDGVWLVELASLTDGALVGGAVAQALGVAESPGRPILDVLISHLKLKQALLILDNCEHLIDAVATAADAILRACPRVRIIATSRQSLNVDGEQVYRMPSLAVPPASRSTALAPADASAYGAVALFEDRARAVDASFRLDASNVDAVGEICRRLDGVPFALQLAAARVAAFPPRELAKRLDERFRLLTGGSRSSLARQQTMRAMIDWSYDLLDERERAIFRRLSIFSGGFTSASAASVCVDATIDEFDVFDVLASLVDKSMVSPEPGTGGSLRYRLLESTRQYALDKLKELGERESAARAHAGAFVELAEELERDKETMADRGWYALVEPEFENWRAALSWTLDEKADVLLGARLAGALHPLWASVLAGEGPRWVPLAISLAPSDAPSGVLAKLELANSALQAAFLHRAESYAAAARALERYDALGDAFGLTAARDLAGSALILMGRLDEGEVLLRAALEDGRRLKLRRLSGNVLVALGIARDAVGDLDGARAYLREALENFRAIGAERLVTSAANNLSETEFQAGDAERALALSTEALEGHRRWNDVRSCALTLANIAAYSVWLGRFDEARAAAREVIELATEARLEFLVLCALQHLAAILALDRSGSASDAVRAARLLGFVEAQAPKISFVRGYTEQQEYDEMVDALRASLGGDALQAHVVEGAAWDEARALREVALTRDS, encoded by the coding sequence CTTTCTCTTTTCGGATATCGAGAACAGTACGCAGCGCTGGGAGCGCCATCAATCTGAAATGAGGGAAGCGCTCGAGCGTCACGACGCGGTGCTTCGGTCGGCGATCGAAAAGCGTGGCGGCCGCGTTTTTAAAACGGTCGGCGACGCCTTTTGCGCGGTCTTCCCGCTTGCGACCGATGCAGTTTCGGCCGCGGTCGACGCGCAGCGCGCGCTCGGCGCGGAAAACTTTGACGGTGTCGACGGACTGCTCGTGCGTATGGCGGTTCACACCGGTGAGGCGCACCCGCGCGACGGCGATTACTTCGGACCGACCGTCAATCGCGTCGCCCGGCTCATGTCGATCGGCTACGGCGCACAAGTGCTCGTCTCCGGAACCTCAGCCGATTTGCTGCAGGGCGAACTTGCTGCGCCGCTGTCGCTGATGGATCTGGGCGTGCATCGGCTTAAAGATTTATCCGACGGCGAGCGGGTGTATCAGTTGGTCGCACCGGACTTGCGGTTGCAATTTCCGGCGTTACGGTCGCTCGATTCGTTACCGAATAATTTGCCGAGACAGCTGACGACGTTCGTCGGGCGGGAAGCCGAAGAACGCGACATCGCATCGTTGATGGATCGCGCACCGCTGGTGACGCTGGCCGGATCCGGCGGCGTTGGAAAGACACGGTGCGCGTTGCACGCGGGCGCGGCAGTTCTCGACAAGACGTCCGACGGCGTGTGGCTCGTGGAACTCGCATCGCTCACCGACGGGGCGTTGGTCGGAGGTGCGGTAGCGCAAGCGCTCGGCGTGGCCGAGTCGCCGGGACGGCCGATCCTCGACGTGCTGATCTCGCACTTGAAGTTGAAACAAGCGCTGTTGATTCTGGATAACTGCGAGCACTTGATCGATGCAGTGGCGACCGCGGCCGACGCTATTCTGCGCGCATGTCCGCGCGTGCGGATCATCGCGACGAGCCGTCAGAGTTTGAACGTCGACGGCGAGCAGGTGTATCGCATGCCGTCGTTAGCGGTGCCGCCGGCTTCGCGCTCGACAGCACTTGCGCCGGCCGATGCAAGCGCATACGGTGCGGTGGCGTTGTTCGAAGATCGCGCTCGGGCGGTCGATGCGTCGTTTCGTTTGGATGCTTCGAACGTGGATGCGGTCGGCGAGATTTGCCGGCGTTTGGACGGCGTTCCGTTCGCATTGCAGTTAGCCGCAGCGCGCGTGGCGGCATTTCCGCCACGCGAGTTGGCCAAGCGGCTCGACGAACGCTTCCGCCTGTTGACCGGGGGTAGTCGCAGCTCGCTGGCGCGCCAACAAACGATGCGAGCGATGATCGACTGGAGTTACGATTTGCTCGACGAGCGCGAGCGGGCGATCTTCCGGCGGTTGTCTATTTTCAGCGGCGGATTTACCAGCGCGAGCGCGGCTTCCGTGTGCGTGGACGCGACGATCGACGAGTTCGACGTGTTCGACGTTCTGGCGTCGCTAGTCGACAAGTCGATGGTGTCGCCAGAACCGGGAACCGGAGGATCGTTGCGGTACCGGTTGTTGGAGTCGACGCGACAATACGCGTTGGACAAGTTGAAAGAGCTGGGCGAACGCGAATCGGCCGCACGTGCGCATGCCGGTGCGTTTGTGGAACTGGCGGAAGAGCTCGAGCGCGACAAAGAAACGATGGCGGACCGAGGTTGGTACGCATTGGTCGAGCCGGAGTTTGAGAACTGGCGCGCGGCGCTTTCGTGGACGCTGGACGAAAAGGCCGATGTGCTGTTGGGGGCGCGGCTGGCCGGCGCGCTGCATCCGTTATGGGCCTCGGTTTTGGCCGGCGAAGGACCTCGCTGGGTACCGCTCGCCATCTCGTTGGCGCCTTCCGATGCGCCGAGCGGTGTGCTCGCGAAACTCGAGCTCGCGAACTCGGCTTTGCAGGCAGCGTTTCTGCATCGTGCCGAGAGCTACGCGGCGGCGGCGCGCGCTTTGGAGCGATATGACGCGCTCGGCGACGCGTTTGGTCTGACGGCGGCGCGCGATCTGGCAGGTTCGGCGCTGATTTTGATGGGCCGCTTGGACGAGGGCGAGGTGTTGTTACGGGCTGCTTTGGAGGACGGGCGGCGCTTGAAGTTGCGCCGCTTGAGCGGCAACGTCTTGGTCGCGCTGGGAATCGCGCGCGATGCGGTCGGCGATCTGGACGGCGCGCGCGCTTATCTCCGCGAAGCGCTTGAGAACTTTCGCGCGATCGGCGCGGAACGGCTTGTAACGTCGGCCGCGAACAATCTTTCCGAGACGGAGTTCCAAGCGGGCGACGCGGAGCGGGCATTAGCGTTGTCTACCGAAGCGCTGGAAGGTCACCGGCGTTGGAACGACGTCAGGAGCTGCGCGTTGACGCTGGCCAATATCGCGGCGTATTCGGTGTGGCTCGGGCGTTTCGACGAAGCGCGTGCTGCAGCTCGCGAGGTGATCGAACTCGCCACCGAAGCCCGGCTTGAATTTCTCGTGTTGTGTGCGCTACAACACCTAGCGGCGATCCTCGCGCTGGATCGCTCGGGTTCGGCTTCGGATGCGGTGCGGGCCGCGAGATTGCTGGGTTTCGTCGAGGCGCAAGCGCCGAAGATTTCGTTCGTTCGCGGTTACACCGAACAGCAAGAATACGACGAGATGGTCGATGCGCTGCGTGCGTCGCTTGGCGGCGATGCGTTACAGGCGCATGTTGTCGAAGGCGCCGCGTGGGACGAGGCACGGGCGTTACGGGAAGTTGCCCTAACTCGCGATTCCTGA
- a CDS encoding metallophosphoesterase, whose amino-acid sequence MKRDDFLKHVAWTGTGIAWTLSATGVFNATPALAQSDGISFVQISDSHIGFARPENTDVAGTLQRTVAAINAMPVQPAFVVHTGDVTHLAKPTQFDTAKQILGTLKAPLITLPGEHDVIGSPVAFMAAFAHAGAPDGWFSWDQGGTHFLALVNVFNFEIDGKLGEKQLAFVENDLAAQKKSTPIVVFAHVPLYALYPPWGWTTEDGARVMAALRKFDAVTVLNGHIHQIVQHTDGNIKFATAASTAYPQPAPGTAPKPGPLMVPQSRLMSVLGYRSVAIAPNTTATIADRSL is encoded by the coding sequence ATGAAGCGCGACGACTTTCTCAAACACGTAGCCTGGACCGGAACCGGCATCGCCTGGACGCTCTCGGCAACCGGCGTCTTTAATGCAACGCCTGCGCTGGCGCAAAGCGACGGCATCTCGTTCGTGCAAATCAGCGATAGCCACATCGGTTTCGCGCGCCCCGAAAACACTGACGTAGCCGGAACGCTGCAGCGCACGGTCGCCGCGATCAACGCCATGCCGGTGCAGCCCGCGTTCGTCGTCCACACCGGCGACGTTACCCATCTCGCCAAGCCCACGCAATTCGATACCGCAAAGCAAATCCTCGGAACGCTCAAGGCTCCGCTGATAACGCTTCCTGGCGAACACGACGTCATCGGCTCGCCGGTCGCCTTCATGGCCGCCTTCGCGCACGCCGGTGCTCCCGACGGCTGGTTCTCGTGGGATCAAGGCGGCACGCATTTTCTCGCATTAGTGAACGTGTTCAACTTCGAAATCGACGGGAAGCTCGGCGAAAAACAACTCGCTTTTGTCGAAAACGACCTCGCCGCGCAGAAGAAGTCGACGCCCATCGTGGTGTTCGCACACGTTCCGTTGTATGCGCTCTATCCGCCGTGGGGTTGGACGACCGAAGATGGAGCGCGCGTCATGGCCGCGCTGCGCAAGTTCGACGCCGTAACGGTCCTCAACGGGCACATCCACCAAATCGTCCAGCACACCGACGGCAACATCAAATTCGCAACCGCCGCCTCGACGGCCTATCCGCAACCCGCACCCGGCACGGCTCCGAAGCCCGGCCCGCTCATGGTTCCGCAGAGCAGACTGATGAGCGTCCTCGGCTATCGCAGCGTCGCGATCGCCCCCAATACAACCGCTACGATCGCGGACCGATCTCTATAA